caggggaggggagagaaataaataaataaaaacaaaacaaaaacctgtcaTGTCTCAATGTCCAGCCAAAATGTTCCTTGAAGTCGTTaaggcagaattagtgattttttcTGAGAGCCCGTCGCACATTTCATTATGCAGTGCATCAAAATCAGATTTGTTGTTTACATTTGTGTCTCCCCTAGATTAGGAGTGCCTTGAGGACATATCTTACCCCATCTTATCCATCTTTCTATCACCCAGACTACCCCTGGCCAGTGTTAGACAAGAGTATCCACTCTTGACAGGCTGTTTCAGGATGTGATTGCAGTGTTCTCAATAGACTGTTTTGCACACCctatcctctcccttccctttaaGATGTCCAGTGTGGCAAAGCTGTTATTCCATTTTCTCTAGGAGCTCCATCGAATTATCAGAAATCTGTCCTAAAGGAAGCCATACTTCTAactttttgttatattttatcaCAAAACCTGGAGCAACTCGCCCCTCTCAAATTCTTTCTAAATACCGTATCATCGGTGGCTTTAACAGCCACTTCCAGCCTGCCCCCATCCTGAAGATGGagtttcctcttaaagctctgttCTGGCAGCAGGTCACGCTTCCTTAGGTTTTTTCCACTCTTGCCTACTCGTGGTGAATCCACAGTTCAACACAAACTTAGCCATTCAGTAAAAGGTTTGGAGTCAGACGTACCTGGCTTTGAATTCTAAGTTGGGCATTTGTTAGCTGTATGAGCTTGGTTTCCATCTCTGAAACAAGGATGAGCTTTCTTTTGAAATGTCAGTGTTCTATACATGTAAGTGCTTGGCAAATAGCAGTTGTTAAATGAGTGGTAGTTATTACTTTCTCAATTAGATTTGTGTATACATTTTCTTTCCAGAGAGCCCGGGCCCAGCACATCGTACCTTGTACCATATCCCAGCTGCTTTCCGCCACACTGGTTGATGAAGTGTTCAAAATTGGGAATGTTGAGATATCACAAGTATGTAAAAGAATTTGTGCAGAAGCCACTTAATATCTGAAAAGTGAAACAAGACTTCACCGAAAAACATGTAAAAGCTGCTTTGTTTCCAGAAAaaccaaacattttttttcttttgacctaGGTCACTATCGTGGGCATAATCAGGCATGCAGAGAAGGCTCcaaccaacattgtttacaaaatAGATGACATGACAGCTGCTCCCATGGATGTTCGCCAGTGGGTTGACACAGATGTAAGcagttgttttttaattaatgttgGGATACTTTGGGACTTTGGAGATGTCGAActtttttagttttacttttaaagattttccttataaaaatattatactgatgagtggatgtagctcagtggttgaacacttgcttcccatgtacaaggtcctgagtttaatcctcatacctcctaaaaaataataatatataaacaaGACATCAAAGCAGAAACCCTAAAATGAGGTTACTAGATTCAAATACATAAAGTTTAAAACCTTCTGTACTTCTCAAAATACTTAAAGTTAAAAGGCGAGTGATAGACAATACTAGAAAGTAAATTCCACACTGTATCCCCAGCTCCTAGAACAGTGCCACTTACACCATGGGTCCTGCATAAATACTGTTTAAATGAATGGGGAAAATATGTAACAAGCTTTTTGTTTTGGAGGtgtcagggctggggattgaacctgggacctcatatgtgggaagctggtgctcaccactgacccacatcggctcccctgagttagtttttttgttcgtttgcttgtttgttttttaggggttttttaggaagcactgggaactgaacctaggacttcccatgtgagaagcatgttctcaactgcttgagccacatctgctcccctctcacaaacattttttatttcaattaataaCTCTCATAAAGCCAAAAAAAGCAACTGTTATcttagaaaaatgggcaaagaagaTGCACAGATAATTCATGAGAGACGAAATTCAGGTGTCAGCAACAGTGTTCAGCCTTGCCAGTTAACAGAAGCAGATTTGATAAAAATTGAGATAGGTCGTCTTCATCTTactaaattggaaaataaaaaaaagaaatgtctgtTTCTGGTGAGAGCAGCAGCTGGCACAGTGCCTAGCATTTAGTATATACTTATTGAAGTACCTAGGAAAGCAGGTACCATCCTACACTTATGGAATGAGTATACATTGGATTACCTTTCTCAAAAATCAGCCTCTATCAGAGTCATCAATAATAGTTATTTCTCTACCAACTACACTTAACCAAGTAAATAGGATAAGTTTCAAAATAGCAGTTACCAAGAAAAGCAAGGAGAGaaattgcaaaaataaaacaagagcttggggaagcagatttggctcaattgatggtgtgtccacctgccacatgggaggtccagggttcaaacccagggcctcccgacccattgtggtgagctggcccatgcgcagtgctgatgcgtgcaagaagtggcctgccatgcaggggtgtctcccgcgtaggggagtcccacatgcaaggaatgtgccctgtaaggagagccaccctgcgtgaaaaaagtgcagcctgcccaggagtggcaccacacacacagtgGGCTGATGCcgcaagatgtcgcaacaaaaaagagataagattcccagtgctgctgacaagaatacaggcagacacaagaacgtgcagtgaatggacacagagagcagacaatggcggggaatgggagagaaatagatgaaaaataaatcctttaaaaaaaaataccatgtgGATTAATAGCAAAACCTTAAGAAAAAAGATCTATGCTTCACCAGATTTTCATCAACTGTGGTATTTAGTAAGCTTCAACTCTAAAGAACTTTTGAGGCTGACAATTAAGAAATCGTTTTAACCTTTTAATACTGACCTGTAAAACATTTATATTGAATAGGTCTTAGGGGCTGATATTCAAAAGCCAATAACCTGAGaggcagggtatatgggaatcccttatactttcaatgtaacttttctgtaatctaaaacctctttaaaggtaaagtttattatattaaaaaaaagccaATAACCTGATAGCTAGttacatttgttagaattccaAATAACTATTAATAGCTTCATAAATggttttcccattaaaaaaaatcatcagtCATAAAAGTGTTGAACTGGCATCTCCACTGCTAGTTACTCCTTAATTCACATTAAGGAAATAATTAGACATGTGTAAAGATTTAGCTATAAGAATGTTGATCATAACATTATAAATAATACTGAAAAATTGTCATACTCAAAATGCTAGCAATAGGGGATTATTAAATAAGCTATTGGTACCTTTATTAAATACTGGAAATTAGTAGAAATGCCTGCGTAGGTATTTTTGAGAGAACATAAGCATCATACATAATAGTAAGTATAGTAGTACCCCGTTTTTGCAGAGCAGCTTGGATATGGAGAAAACATACTGCCAGAGACTATTCTTTTTAACGTtcgtgtttttgttttaatttgagaagtcctcttgtttttttgttttttgtttgtttgtttgtttttggtcgtttcaaaaatatgtttattttaaaaacatttggataataaagaaaaactttGTATGCTGGTTTCACTTCAAAAAACACAAGTCAGTCTTTTGAGAAATAACTTGAtagttatatattattttttacttccactcagaaaaatagagaaaaagtcaTTCAACAGATAATATTGGAGAACCTATTCCAAACCACACTGTAGTTagttcaaaatatacaaagaatggaaaagaagctGTCCCTGCCATGAAGTGGGAAGATAGACACTACAGATGCGTAATACTGCATGGTGCTACAAAATGTACCCTGCttatttgtaatacattttaaaactatttaaaaagcaTCTGGGATTTATATCATTTTTAGTTACACTCTATTCCTTTGTGAGGAACTCTACATTATCCTTTATTTAACAGTAGACTCAATCAAGGAATATACAGCTTGTTTCCAATAATTAGCTATTATAGACAGTGCCCCAATGAATATCTTTGTGTATACATTTCTTCATGATTATGAGATAATCTCCTTACAGTGATTCCTAAAAGAAAGTTTTCTGAGGGAAAAcataaatttcatattttctaCATGTTTTCATAACTTAcatttacagtttacatttttgCTTGGTTCCATAAAGGTACCAATTTACACTTCAGTATTGTGTGAGGGTGCCCAGCCTTCCATGCCCTTTCTTGAGTGGGTTTTGTGGATCTTAAATTTTTGCCAGtatgacaattaaaaaaaaaagtcttgtcaGTGAGGgtttttttcaccttttatttttatttctttgattttaggAGATTGGGTTTTTTAGCATGTTTAATGTTTGTTGTGGTTCTTTGGAAATTGTCGCTTTAAGTCCTTTGATTCCCTCACTGCCTCCCCACCTTCGAgagtgtatatttattttttgtaggaGCTTGATAAATATTAACCTCTTATCATAATTATGCATATCATTTCTATAGTTTGTCTTTTAACTTTGGAAACTTTCCCTGgtcccaaattattttttaaatttccttgttttctatttatgacttattttttaaataattaaatctttggtccatttggAAACTATTTTGGTAAAAGGAGGGAAGTAGAGATCCAACTTGCCTTTTCCCAGATGGTTTTAAAATGTCCCACATAGGACTACAAAGATTCATATGTGGTATAGATTCAGCTATGCAAAATAATAGGTGGGGTGAAATGCAAAACACGTTGACGATCTCCAGATCATGGTATCTCCATCCATGTgtggtgtttatttttaaatacacgTATTTTCTTTCCTAAACTTTTCCTTGTAAATAATACATGCATATTCTAGAGAAATACTAAAATCATTTGTAATTATCCTAATtaaccactgttaacattttggtgtaTATTTTAACCTACATAGGATCATCCcatgtatacatttttaaagttttttccaTGTGTTATGCCGGTCTTCCCAGACAATAAATAGGGTTTCTACAATATCATTTGCAATGGCTTTGGAGTACCCCATTATATTAAGGCACATTTATTGttggatatttaggttgttttaaattttctagtattCAGAACTGTGCTATAATGAATATTCTTACAGGTGTCTCTTAATGCATATTCTTAAGTATTTCCTTAAATTCCTGAAAGAAGAATTGCTAGCTGGTAAGTATGTCCAATAAAAAGATTGTACTTAAGAGCATTGAATGAAAGTACCaaaattatttgctttttaatgaAGTGCATAAAATAGAGCTTTGGAACTGGAAATTATCTTTAGAGATATTTTTattcacatttctgattttataaaaaagtaaaatccaAAGGCAGGGCAAACTAGTTAGTGCCATATTAGGATTATTTAGCTCTTCTACTTTATAACTTTCTTTTTCTGTACATAATTGATATTTACCAACAGCATTAAAAACTTAGTGATAAGATTGTCTATTTATCTGTTAGGACACAAGCGGTGAAAATACTGTGGTTCCCCCGGAAACTTATGTGAAAGTGGCTGGCCACCTGAGATCTTTTCAGGTACAGTTAGaataaagtgaataaaatatatttgcatcaAGCAGTTTCTggataattaaaatttaactaaGTCTTCCTATTTAATAGGAGTGATATTGGTgttattttattctcttctccAAAGGAAATAACTGACTTTCAGTTTAATATAACACTAACAGAATGGTAAAGAAAGAACAGGATTTCTGTCTGCAATTCCCAGCTCTAGTGTACAAGGGGGGACACTTGAGTTTGGAGTTGGAAACTCTGCTTGGTTGTATAACTTGGGGCAAGTCATCGAAAATCTCTGAGCTGCTTTTGTTTGTTCCCACATTAGTAACTATATATTGGATTAAACTGAGTTAAAATTATGAAGTACAtaacatatttttttccatattggCAAAATGTTATTACCAAGAAAATAACTAGATAGTTTGACTTGAAAAATTGACTTGAatgtgcttatttttttaattcacatttttctcttaattttaatAGAACAAAAAAAGCCTGGTAGCCTTTAAGATCATGCCTCTGGAGGATATGAATGAGTTCACCACACACATTCTGGAAGTAGTCAATGCACACATGACACTGAGCAAATGCCATAACCAGGTGAGCAGCTTCACTCTAgtacttttctctcttccctagaAAAATATAGACTGCTTCTATGCTCTGGCTTTAATTTCCTTAACATTTTTAAAGGTTGAGGCAGAAGAAAGGCATCAGACAGTCCTCAAAACATTTTCTCTATGAGATTTGCTATTCTGTTTTATTCCAGGTGAAGCAGTCAGTGTTTCTCTAAGAATTACCAGCTCCTTGAAATGACCCTATTGGCCTAGATGCTAAGGCCTAAACAGTCTTTAGGTGTTGACACAAAATTATGTTGACACAGAAAAAAACTCTTAGCTCTAGGATTGTCCATTTATATTCAGAGAAAAAACCAGGGTAGGTTGAAATTTTGCTGCTTGTCTCCAAACTATTGACTAAATAGGAAAAATTTATGcactctatttcatttttctggtttgtactgaagttttaattttctgttgTATGAATTCAATTTGGCCGGTTCACCTAGGAAGACATAAAGGGTTTGTTGATTCTAGTATTAGAAAGTCTTCAGTTGATTCTGGTGGCAGGGTAGAGAATTGCTTATAGTAGAAGATATTGGAGACTGATGAGCCATTAATAATAAATACTATTGCTTCCTGCTATGGGCCAAGCACTTTGTTAAGCAGTGGGGATACAGAGACAAATTTGTTCATTGgttctttcatttgaaaaatatttattgagcctccTATGTGCCAGTAGTTACTCTAGGTCCTTGAATTATAGCAGTGAACAGGATAAAAGTTTCTGCCCTCAAACTTACATTCTCAAGGagaaacagacaataaacaaggaaacaaatgtaTAATTTTGGGTAGTTTCAGGTCCTCTGAAATAAAATAAGGTAGGGGAAGAGAGTAACGGATGGTAAAATTTTAGGTAGGGTGGCAGAAAAAGCCTCTtgggaggtgacatttgaacagTGACATGGGTAAAATGAGGTAAACAAGCAATGCAAATACTTGGGGgaatagtgtattagtcagccaaaagggtgctaatggaaaataccagaaattggttggtttttataaaggatatttatttggggtaggagcttacagataacaggccataaagcataagttacttccctcatcaaagtctgttttcacgtgttggagcaagatggctgccaacgtctgcgagagtccaggcttcctgggttcctctcttcccagggctgacTTCTTTCCAAGCTtaagggttcctctcttcctggggctccagcttaaggcttcagcatcaaacttcaacatcaaaactccaaaatcaaaaaccctccaactctgtcctttgccatgtcttttatctgtgagttcccacccaacAAGGCGTGGGGACTgagtgccctactggcacaagaggtttacctgatcacttaatcaagtaaacctctgaatccaatataatctagtatgcccagaggaaaagatcagtttacaaatataatccaatatttctttttggaattcatcagtaataacaaactgctacacagaGAGAATAGGAAGTGCAAAAACCATGAGGCTGTAGCAAGCTTGGCATAGCTGAGACCTGCAGAAAGACCAGTATATCTCTAAGTGAAGTgagcaacaagaaaagagatagaagaagTAGGCAAGGAACAAATACTGAGTCATGTAGGGCTTTGTAGGCAATGGTAAGGATGGACTTAATTCTAATGGATGCTaaatctttgggaggttttgatcaGGGTATGACCTCAACTAATTAacctttttaaaagatctttcaAAAATTCACTGTAGTTTCTGGAGAATAATACAAGTCACCACTCAAAGTAATTCAGTAAATGGTAACAGCATCTGGGATAAGAAGTGAGTGAATTATGATTATTTTGAAGGTAGAATTGATAGGACTTATTGCTGAA
Above is a genomic segment from Dasypus novemcinctus isolate mDasNov1 chromosome 9, mDasNov1.1.hap2, whole genome shotgun sequence containing:
- the RPA2 gene encoding replication protein A 32 kDa subunit; translation: MWNSGFENYGSSAYGGPGGYTQSPGGFGSPTPTQAEKKSRARAQHIVPCTISQLLSATLVDEVFKIGNVEISQVTIVGIIRHAEKAPTNIVYKIDDMTAAPMDVRQWVDTDDTSGENTVVPPETYVKVAGHLRSFQNKKSLVAFKIMPLEDMNEFTTHILEVVNAHMTLSKCHNQSSAGRALIISNKGMGEAGNFGGNSFMTANGLSAAQNQVLNLIKACPRPEGLNFHDLKNQLPHMTVASIKQAVDFLSNEGHIYSTVDDDHFKSTDAE